The following are from one region of the Candidatus Protochlamydia phocaeensis genome:
- a CDS encoding flavin monoamine oxidase family protein produces MIFNSLCLFTMALLTASSLFAHSESKPKVAVIGAGLAGLTAAYRLQEKGFHVGLYEARSRVGGRVLTVEVDGHLAELGGQNILDGGEAKHLLALIEELGLKTERRQLLSHLRYVEEGKILDMKEILEARHFDRQELGSALQSIGQTAKNMQEVLQALFKEEDALYKICRTMLAGYEGAPAEKLSPLYIETLYHILTGGISAAHQSKEETNPIIEQLVVEGGNSLIAEKLADKLSSCLHLNHSIQTISKTASGAYRLAFANGNMVEADLLVLALPCSVYDSLRIGEEVIPSSRRLAIEGVEYGTNAKVILPVSPSHIEKGAYTNGRIVTFMNRNEHVLNLYYIGGYGHFTEESLKARMKQDFAFIECAYEVEIEVPPILASDQPFASYKGLIGYSWPNDPFAKGSYSCIGAGQEEAMSSLVEVAGEKVRKLFAPIDNSLFFAGEHTSILFEVGGTMEAAVESGERTARLIAQLISQPLKNP; encoded by the coding sequence ATGATTTTTAATTCATTGTGCTTGTTCACTATGGCTCTCTTAACAGCATCTTCTTTATTTGCTCATTCGGAATCAAAGCCCAAAGTCGCCGTCATCGGAGCTGGCTTGGCCGGATTAACGGCTGCTTACCGACTCCAAGAAAAAGGCTTTCATGTAGGCCTCTATGAGGCCCGCTCTCGTGTAGGTGGGCGTGTTTTGACTGTTGAGGTGGATGGACATTTGGCAGAACTGGGAGGCCAAAATATCCTCGATGGCGGGGAGGCCAAACATCTCTTGGCCTTAATTGAAGAACTGGGGTTAAAAACGGAGAGAAGACAATTGCTTTCTCATCTTCGCTATGTCGAAGAGGGAAAGATTTTGGACATGAAAGAAATCCTGGAAGCCCGACACTTCGATCGCCAAGAGCTTGGCTCAGCGCTGCAATCCATCGGCCAAACTGCCAAGAACATGCAGGAGGTCCTTCAGGCGTTATTCAAAGAAGAAGATGCCCTTTATAAGATTTGCCGGACTATGTTGGCAGGCTATGAAGGAGCGCCTGCCGAAAAACTGTCCCCTCTCTATATTGAAACGCTTTATCACATTTTAACGGGGGGAATTTCAGCTGCGCATCAAAGCAAGGAAGAAACCAATCCCATTATTGAACAACTAGTTGTTGAAGGGGGGAATAGCTTAATTGCGGAAAAATTAGCCGATAAGCTTTCTAGCTGCCTTCATTTAAATCATTCTATTCAAACTATTTCTAAAACAGCGTCTGGCGCTTATCGGCTGGCTTTTGCCAATGGAAATATGGTTGAAGCAGATCTTTTGGTCCTTGCCCTTCCATGCTCCGTTTATGACTCCTTGCGCATCGGTGAAGAAGTCATTCCTTCCTCCAGGCGATTGGCGATTGAGGGAGTAGAATATGGAACAAATGCCAAAGTCATTCTGCCTGTTTCGCCTTCGCATATAGAAAAAGGCGCCTACACGAATGGACGCATTGTCACGTTTATGAACAGGAATGAACATGTACTTAACCTCTATTACATTGGCGGATATGGGCATTTTACAGAAGAGTCGCTTAAAGCCAGAATGAAGCAAGACTTTGCCTTTATTGAATGTGCTTATGAAGTTGAGATAGAGGTTCCTCCCATCCTCGCCTCCGATCAGCCGTTTGCCAGCTATAAGGGCTTAATCGGATACAGCTGGCCGAACGATCCCTTTGCAAAAGGATCTTACTCTTGCATTGGGGCAGGGCAAGAAGAAGCCATGAGCTCTTTGGTTGAAGTGGCTGGAGAAAAAGTAAGGAAGCTATTTGCTCCGATTGACAATTCCCTCTTCTTTGCGGGAGAGCATACTTCCATTCTATTTGAGGTGGGTGGAACAATGGAGGCGGCTGTTGAATCCGGCGAGCGCACAGCCCGATTAATCGCTCAATTGATTTCCCAACCTTTAAAAAACCCTTAA
- a CDS encoding sulfotransferase domain-containing protein, producing the protein MNVLGMNKILSWILAANLLSFPLVADEGENLNNGCLEECPIRDFYLITLPKSGSHLLIKALVMLTDRYPYGLHHLSPLLPAVSDEQFEQVLQLCKDDNHFAFNHTGAFGNLFAHFSQSHPDYLKILMIRDLRDALVSYVYHISPSLEEQFGSSLSFDEKLALVLDLAGYEVGKAFERDVVVAIDWMRDPDVLVNRFEDLVGSIGGGSSEKQQETLFSLSKALGIALQDDKLRDIQEHLFGNDTGPKVSGTFRSGQIGSWKSHFQPHHIDLFKQYWGLYQIQMGYPLDFE; encoded by the coding sequence ATGAATGTTTTAGGCATGAATAAAATTCTCAGCTGGATTTTAGCAGCTAACCTTTTATCCTTCCCTTTAGTTGCAGACGAGGGAGAAAATCTCAATAATGGATGTCTAGAGGAATGCCCGATTAGAGATTTTTATCTGATCACGCTTCCAAAATCGGGATCCCACCTTCTCATCAAAGCATTGGTCATGCTGACCGACCGCTATCCTTATGGCCTGCACCACTTAAGTCCCTTGCTTCCGGCCGTCAGCGATGAGCAATTTGAACAGGTCCTTCAGCTTTGCAAAGATGACAATCACTTTGCTTTCAACCATACAGGCGCTTTTGGAAATTTATTTGCGCATTTTTCGCAATCACATCCCGATTATTTAAAAATTTTGATGATCCGCGACCTGAGAGATGCTTTAGTTTCCTATGTCTATCACATTAGCCCCTCCTTGGAAGAGCAGTTTGGCTCATCTTTAAGTTTTGATGAGAAATTAGCGTTGGTATTAGATTTAGCCGGCTATGAAGTCGGAAAAGCATTTGAACGCGATGTGGTTGTTGCTATTGATTGGATGAGGGATCCCGATGTCTTAGTCAATCGCTTTGAAGACCTGGTCGGATCGATAGGCGGAGGCTCTTCGGAAAAACAGCAGGAGACGCTTTTTTCTCTATCTAAAGCCTTAGGAATAGCTCTACAAGACGACAAGCTTAGGGATATACAAGAACATCTCTTTGGAAATGATACGGGCCCAAAAGTTTCGGGGACTTTCCGCTCGGGGCAAATCGGCTCCTGGAAGTCGCACTTCCAGCCTCATCATATTGATCTTTTTAAGCAGTATTGGGGGCTGTACCAAATTCAAATGGGCTATCCTTTAGATTTTGAATAA
- the zwf gene encoding glucose-6-phosphate dehydrogenase codes for MVCGRAGIIRRLLSLLLFLVGGNSLFFNQASAQFLTNQAIEDEVYARLSQQPIPCTIVIFGATGDLTARKLLPALYNLAYEGNLSEQTAIIGFARKEHTNQSFRKLMGEAVDQFSRAKPKEELFWQDFQERLFYHQADLEQDEGYANLQKLLQQIDKERGVPGNRLYYLATSPRYFTTIIKKIQEHGLLYEPDGQEKWSRIIFEKPFGTDLESAFQLQQNLLRYLDESQVYLIDHYLGKEGVQNLFTLRFESGLLEPMWNAEYIDHVQITLSEEIGIGSRAHFWEETGALRDIFQNHLMQLIAIVAMEPPRFLCSDHIHAEKIKLLNAIRPFTLEEMEHSVIRGQYGPGIIRGENVPGYKQEADVSETSTAETFMAAKLFIDNPRWQGVPFYIRGGKRLAKQTTEIAIIFKKKASLKEQASNALFIRIQPNPGIFLRTLSKVPTLVKQVRAILFGYCPDAYFKARSPEAYEKLIYDCINGDNSLYTQAEEHLAAWRLLTPILDYWKSSTDSEIPQYEAGSWGPPIVDRLLNQQGHEWQLLEN; via the coding sequence ATGGTATGTGGTCGTGCGGGAATTATACGAAGGTTATTATCTCTCCTATTATTTTTAGTAGGGGGAAACAGTCTTTTTTTCAATCAGGCATCCGCTCAATTTTTAACTAATCAAGCCATTGAAGATGAAGTTTATGCCCGCTTAAGCCAGCAGCCAATTCCTTGCACAATAGTCATTTTTGGGGCCACAGGAGATTTAACTGCACGCAAGCTATTGCCAGCCCTTTACAATCTAGCTTATGAAGGCAATCTTTCCGAACAGACCGCCATTATCGGCTTTGCCAGGAAGGAACACACCAATCAAAGTTTTCGCAAGCTAATGGGAGAAGCGGTCGATCAATTCTCTAGAGCAAAACCTAAAGAAGAGTTATTCTGGCAGGATTTCCAAGAGCGCTTATTTTATCATCAAGCAGACTTGGAGCAAGATGAAGGCTATGCAAACCTGCAAAAATTGCTGCAGCAAATCGACAAGGAAAGAGGCGTGCCTGGAAATCGCCTTTACTATTTGGCCACTTCTCCTCGCTACTTTACAACCATTATTAAGAAAATACAGGAGCATGGGCTTTTATATGAGCCCGACGGCCAAGAAAAATGGTCCCGTATCATTTTTGAAAAGCCTTTTGGAACCGATCTGGAATCGGCTTTCCAACTGCAGCAAAACCTGTTGCGCTATCTAGATGAAAGCCAAGTTTATTTAATCGACCACTATCTGGGTAAAGAAGGGGTACAGAACCTGTTTACTTTAAGGTTTGAAAGCGGGCTTTTGGAACCTATGTGGAATGCTGAGTACATCGACCATGTTCAAATTACACTGAGCGAGGAGATCGGGATTGGCTCGCGGGCACATTTTTGGGAAGAAACAGGAGCGCTGCGCGATATTTTTCAAAACCATTTAATGCAGCTTATCGCCATTGTGGCGATGGAACCCCCTCGCTTTCTTTGCTCCGATCACATTCATGCAGAGAAAATTAAGCTGCTGAATGCTATCCGCCCCTTTACATTAGAAGAAATGGAACATAGCGTCATTCGTGGCCAATATGGCCCAGGAATAATTCGAGGAGAAAACGTTCCTGGCTACAAACAGGAAGCGGACGTATCTGAGACTTCGACTGCCGAAACCTTTATGGCAGCCAAACTCTTTATTGACAATCCTCGTTGGCAAGGAGTCCCGTTTTATATTCGCGGTGGAAAACGACTTGCCAAACAGACAACTGAAATCGCCATTATTTTTAAAAAGAAAGCTAGTCTTAAGGAACAAGCCTCTAACGCGCTTTTCATTCGCATCCAGCCGAACCCCGGTATTTTCCTTCGCACGCTTTCCAAAGTCCCTACTCTTGTTAAGCAAGTCAGAGCGATTTTATTTGGCTATTGCCCGGATGCTTATTTTAAAGCCCGTTCTCCAGAAGCTTATGAAAAGCTGATCTATGATTGTATAAACGGGGATAACAGCTTATATACGCAAGCAGAGGAACATCTGGCTGCCTGGCGCTTGCTTACACCTATTTTGGATTATTGGAAGTCTTCTACAGATTCCGAAATTCCTCAATATGAAGCAGGCTCTTGGGGACCTCCTATTGTTGATCGTCTACTCAATCAACAGGGGCATGAGTGGCAATTATTAGAAAATTGA
- a CDS encoding PhzF family phenazine biosynthesis protein, with product MREFSLHHIDSFTAELFGGNPTATVLNAERLSDEEMKKIAKEMNLSETGFVLPSRQADFKLRFFTPPGNEIKFCGHATIGALCALAKEKRLGMTEKKRYAFRVETNAGLLPMEVDLSDLEQPVYTFNAPKIDLVPAPYSLEEVVKALDIPGECVDWTKPLMLERTNQYLYFSAVSLETLGQMTIHVPKAIEFAKRDGIVVFCALTPHAFDSRHHVHARGFAPLVGVPEDPFTGSMQGGLAAYLLANQMIAPDAVRLVSEQGHFMNRPGFVDMEIQRQPVLNVRLHARAKHVFATKLILE from the coding sequence ATGAGAGAATTTTCCTTACACCATATCGATTCCTTTACGGCCGAATTGTTTGGAGGAAATCCAACGGCAACGGTATTAAATGCCGAAAGATTAAGCGATGAGGAAATGAAAAAAATCGCAAAGGAAATGAATTTGTCTGAAACGGGTTTTGTTTTGCCTAGCCGGCAGGCGGATTTTAAGCTGCGTTTTTTTACTCCTCCCGGCAATGAAATTAAATTTTGCGGGCATGCGACAATTGGGGCATTATGCGCCTTAGCAAAAGAGAAGAGGTTGGGAATGACGGAGAAAAAAAGGTATGCCTTTCGCGTAGAGACCAACGCCGGCCTATTACCAATGGAAGTGGATTTAAGCGATCTGGAGCAGCCTGTCTATACCTTTAATGCGCCTAAAATTGATTTGGTACCGGCTCCTTATTCATTGGAGGAAGTTGTAAAGGCTTTGGATATTCCTGGAGAATGCGTTGACTGGACCAAACCGTTGATGCTGGAGCGTACGAATCAGTATCTTTATTTTAGCGCGGTCTCTTTAGAAACACTAGGACAGATGACCATTCATGTTCCCAAGGCTATTGAATTTGCCAAGCGGGATGGGATTGTTGTTTTTTGCGCTTTGACGCCTCATGCCTTCGATTCTAGACACCATGTCCATGCCAGAGGATTTGCTCCCTTGGTCGGAGTGCCCGAAGATCCCTTTACCGGGTCTATGCAGGGTGGATTGGCCGCTTATTTGTTAGCCAATCAGATGATCGCTCCAGACGCTGTTCGTTTAGTTTCTGAACAGGGGCACTTTATGAATCGTCCCGGTTTTGTAGACATGGAAATCCAGCGGCAACCGGTTTTAAATGTCCGCTTGCACGCTCGTGCCAAGCATGTTTTCGCAACAAAATTGATTTTGGAATAA
- a CDS encoding bifunctional sulfate adenylyltransferase/adenylylsulfate kinase: MTEHQMKKNRPAAFRWLLLLCLIIAFPGQSFANPPSLTLTQRQLCDLELLLNGGFAPLEGFMDSQTYDRVVHDMRLPDGSLWPIPIVLDIPENKLAMIEENQKIALKDKEGFVLAFLTVSDVWKPNKQTEAEKVYGTTNIEHPGVAYLFQQTGDYYVGGKIEKVQMPRHYDFTALRRTPQELKAYFKEKGIRQIVAFQTRNPMHRAHFEMTLRAAQTAGAHLLIHPAVGMTKPGDVDYFTRVKCYQKLMNYYPEGGATLSLLPIAMRMGGPREALWHAIIRKNYGCTHFIVGRDHSGPGKDSQGKDFYDPYAAQELVKAYSKEIGIEVVPFKEMVFVEEDQSYQPINEIEPGKTILSISGTQLRKLLQQGKDIPEWFTFSEIVAELKKVYPPRAQQGFTLFFTGLSGSGKSTLANALGIKLMEIQQRAVTVLDGDIIRQHLSSELGFSKDHRSLNVRRVGFVASEITKNRGAAICALIAPYEADRQYNRSLINGLGNYIEIYLSTPLEECERRDTKGLYALAREGKLAAFTGISDPYEEPQNPELIIDTASYSISDAVELILDYLRQEGLIP; encoded by the coding sequence GGTTTTGCTCCGCTAGAAGGATTTATGGATAGTCAAACCTATGATCGCGTTGTCCATGACATGCGGCTTCCTGATGGATCGCTTTGGCCTATTCCCATTGTTTTAGATATTCCCGAGAATAAATTGGCCATGATTGAGGAAAATCAAAAAATTGCTTTAAAAGATAAGGAAGGGTTTGTTCTGGCCTTTTTAACCGTGTCTGATGTTTGGAAGCCCAATAAGCAGACCGAAGCAGAAAAAGTGTATGGAACAACAAATATAGAGCATCCAGGGGTCGCCTATCTCTTTCAGCAAACGGGAGACTATTATGTGGGAGGGAAAATTGAAAAAGTCCAAATGCCGAGGCATTATGATTTTACAGCCCTTCGCAGGACTCCTCAAGAATTAAAAGCCTATTTTAAAGAAAAGGGAATCCGGCAAATTGTCGCTTTCCAAACTAGAAATCCTATGCATCGCGCTCATTTTGAAATGACCTTACGCGCTGCTCAAACAGCCGGCGCCCATCTGCTCATCCATCCCGCCGTTGGAATGACAAAGCCGGGAGATGTCGATTATTTTACCCGTGTAAAATGCTATCAAAAGCTGATGAATTACTATCCTGAAGGAGGGGCGACGCTCAGTCTATTGCCCATTGCGATGAGAATGGGCGGGCCTCGAGAAGCTCTATGGCATGCGATCATCCGAAAAAATTATGGATGTACGCATTTTATTGTAGGACGCGATCACTCCGGACCCGGCAAAGACAGCCAAGGAAAAGATTTCTATGATCCTTATGCTGCCCAGGAGCTTGTAAAGGCTTATTCAAAAGAGATTGGCATTGAAGTCGTTCCCTTTAAAGAAATGGTTTTTGTCGAAGAAGACCAAAGCTATCAGCCTATAAATGAAATTGAGCCGGGTAAAACTATTTTATCTATTTCGGGAACCCAGCTTAGAAAGCTTTTGCAGCAAGGAAAAGATATTCCCGAATGGTTCACCTTTTCAGAAATTGTTGCAGAGTTGAAAAAAGTTTATCCACCGCGTGCACAGCAAGGCTTTACTCTTTTCTTTACCGGCCTTTCCGGATCTGGAAAATCGACCTTGGCCAATGCCTTGGGAATAAAGCTAATGGAAATTCAGCAAAGAGCTGTGACTGTATTGGACGGCGATATTATTCGCCAACATTTATCCAGCGAGCTGGGATTTTCTAAAGATCACCGCTCTCTCAATGTCCGTCGTGTGGGCTTTGTAGCCAGTGAAATTACCAAGAATAGGGGGGCGGCCATCTGTGCTTTAATTGCCCCTTACGAAGCAGATCGCCAATACAATAGATCGCTCATTAACGGCTTGGGAAATTATATCGAAATTTATCTTTCGACTCCTTTAGAAGAGTGCGAAAGAAGGGACACCAAGGGACTATACGCACTTGCTAGAGAAGGTAAACTGGCGGCGTTCACGGGAATTAGCGACCCATATGAAGAACCTCAAAATCCGGAATTGATCATCGATACTGCTAGCTATAGCATATCAGATGCTGTAGAGCTTATCCTAGATTATTTGCGCCAAGAAGGCTTGATTCCTTAA
- a CDS encoding DMT family transporter — translation MWRVFLMYALFGSIFSVGKIGVAASQPYFLTGMRMFLAGGLLMGYYSWRHGKRVFFSKQDWVLLALVAFFNVFITNAFEFWGLQYMSAGKTCLIYSLSPFAAAFIAYFFGTEKVSFKKCLGLGIGILSFCPLMLIPWLDGGQDVPSMELWAEGALTISAITAVIGWTFVKKLTVERKMPHSIVNGVSFLLAGGMCLATSLAIETWDPLPVFAWTDFAISLFYIVVIHNLICYSIYASALQRFSVTFMAFAGLSNPIFAAFFGWLFLAESITAAFWLAFAGVLVGLFLFYQEEQRAIAINQV, via the coding sequence ATGTGGCGAGTGTTTCTTATGTATGCTCTTTTTGGCAGCATTTTTAGCGTCGGCAAGATAGGAGTGGCAGCCTCCCAGCCTTATTTTCTCACGGGAATGCGCATGTTCTTGGCCGGGGGGCTACTAATGGGCTATTACAGCTGGCGGCACGGCAAGAGGGTATTTTTTTCCAAGCAGGACTGGGTGCTGCTTGCTTTGGTCGCCTTCTTCAATGTTTTTATTACCAATGCCTTTGAATTTTGGGGGCTGCAATACATGAGTGCAGGCAAGACCTGTCTCATTTATAGTTTGTCGCCTTTTGCTGCCGCTTTCATTGCCTATTTTTTTGGGACGGAAAAGGTGTCCTTTAAAAAATGCTTAGGACTGGGAATTGGCATCCTCTCTTTTTGCCCTTTGATGCTGATCCCTTGGCTAGATGGCGGTCAAGACGTGCCATCCATGGAACTTTGGGCTGAAGGGGCCTTGACCATTTCTGCGATTACGGCAGTGATTGGATGGACCTTTGTCAAAAAGCTTACAGTAGAAAGAAAGATGCCTCATTCGATTGTTAATGGAGTGAGCTTTTTACTAGCCGGGGGCATGTGCTTGGCGACTTCACTTGCTATCGAGACATGGGATCCCCTGCCCGTTTTTGCTTGGACAGATTTTGCCATCAGTCTTTTTTACATTGTTGTCATTCACAATCTGATTTGCTATAGCATCTATGCGTCTGCTCTGCAGCGTTTTTCTGTGACCTTTATGGCCTTTGCCGGCTTAAGCAATCCCATATTCGCCGCTTTCTTTGGCTGGCTTTTTCTTGCAGAAAGCATCACAGCTGCATTTTGGCTGGCTTTTGCAGGCGTATTAGTTGGACTGTTCCTTTTTTATCAAGAAGAACAGCGGGCTATAGCCATCAATCAAGTTTAG